The sequence ATTATGATAAGAAATGTTTTTAACAGATTTAAATTCAAAATTCCTCAACGTATTGATACTGAAGAAATAGATCTGTTATATGCAAAATAGATGATTATGAATCAAATTCTATAGAATAGACACTTTGAAAAAAGTGATATGCTCCCCTTTAAGTAGATAGATTAAAAAGTAAAATCTGGCTACCTAAAGGGGAGTGTTTTGTGGCTAAAAGAAGTTTTTCTCACTCTATGGCAAAAGGAAGATCTACAACATGAGAAGAACGAATTGACATTGTTTTGTACTGTCTAACTAACGATAAAGATTAATTGAAAACATCAGAAATTTATGAAGTCTCCTATCAACAAGTTTAGCAATGGACTTAAAAAAGATGACCCCTGTTACAGAGATCATCTTCTTAAGTCAGCATAGTCTTTTTTTAAAAAAAATCTCATTTACAAAAGGTACACTTTAATCATGATATTCCTTTTTTAATAAATCCATAAGTGATTCTCCATCTTCAAAATGTCCTGAAGATATTTTTTTTATTATCGATTCTACTAAAATTTGTTGTAAATCATCTCTTTCGTTGCTGTTAGTTTGCTGTAAAACTGATTTTATTTTTGGATACAAAATATCTAAAACAGCTAGTATCTTCTCTTCTGTATTTTCTAACAATGTATATCACCCTTATATTTATAATTTTATCTGCAGCTTTTTTTATATTTTCTTTATTTTAATTCTAGAAATATAAGTATCTTCAAACATCAAAATCTTTTCTCAATTTCTTGATAGCAGTACTTCTTGTCTTCGAAATAGATTGCCTAGTTACGTTTAATTCATTTGCAATTTCGATGTCTTTCATTTCTTTCATGTAATAGAAATAAAGAACTTTTTTTTGTTGATTAGTGAGTTTATTTATTGCGTTACTTAGTCGTTCATTTTTTACAAAATCATAGAGTGATATATCCATTTCATCTATATTAATTTGAGATTTTTCATCTTCTATATTGTCTAAGAACGTGTTGTTTCCACCCTCAATACTCCTATCTAAAATTAATTGGAATCTTTGTTGAAGTTTTCTGTACTTAATGTCGTGTTTTATAGCTTTAAAATGTAAATACGTATTGAAATAATTTAAAATCCGAACTTTGTAGTAATATTCTTTGAAGCTATCTTCTAGTTGTGTAATGTATAATGGATCTTCAGTTCTGAGGTACTCTTCATATCGTAACTTGTATTTTTTTTCCTTGAAAAATCTCTTTAAAATTGGGTTTTTGATATTATTTAATGTTATTTTCATATAAATTAATCCTTTTTTTTAAAATATAATAAAAATATAGGTTTCATTTAACTAGAGGTATAGAAGCTTATATATGTAAGAAACATACCCTTGTATTAGAAAGTGCATAACATCTATCTAATCAATGTTTTAAAGCAATACTATCTTTGGTCAGATATTTTGTGCTTCCCCCCAATCTGCTTTCCTTAGTAGATGTACAAATTAAATTTGATTTAAATACAAAAAAAGAGAGAAAAGTTTTTCTCCCTTTTTAAAGTCCTTTCATATGTAAATAAAGCAATAAATAAAGAAAAATTTTCTTTATTTAAGAACTTTTTACCTATTTTTTAAACTAATGATAATCATTAACTATGTCCTAGAAGTTGGAAAACAAAGGGGGAAATTGCTGCTCAATACATTCTTCAAATACGTTTGTAAGTGTTTGAATTTTTTATAGACATTTATTAAAATACACACTTTTTAACAAAAGAGTGTAAATACATGAGTGAAATAATATGGTGGGAGTAACCAAAAAACCGATCACGGTTACAGGACTTGAGGATGGACAGATAAACCTGGTATGAAAGCAGTAACAGGGCCGACAGAATGTAGGATTGAAAAATATACATTTCTTCTTCGCCCATGTAGTGTGAATTTCACTACGTTTTATTTGAAAATATCGAATATTCCAATTATAAATAACGGTTCTCCCAAAAAACTCACAAAAGTCTGATTTGAGAGTTCAATCCCTTAGTATTATCACGAAAATTTTATTAAATGGAATTATTTTGTATACCATGATGGAATGTTTTTTGATGGTTTCATGGCACAAAAAAACAGAAAATGATTGCATCATTCCCTGCTTTTTCTAATGGAAATGGATCAATTAAGATTTGTAAATTTGGAAGGTGATCATCCACAACTAGGATTCGGTAGTCACCTTACCACTTCTTTCTTGTTCAGCAGTTTCATTATTCACAGCCGTTACAACATGTAAGCCATTGAATAGGTCGGTGCTGACTTTTCCAAAATCACTAAGCTACTCTTCATGAAGGATCTGAAACATTGTGTATGCAACTTCAACTAAAAATTCACGTGTTGCATATAGCCTATAATTTTCTCGCTCTTTTATAAGCTCCCATTTGATTGCGGCAGCTACGTATTTCTCAGCCCAGCCGCTTACATTTTTAGAATCTACCTTTCCGTTTCCATTGATTTCTAATCCGTTAACAAAGACATATCCTTCTACTAGCATCTTAATAAACTGTTCTATCGTTACTTTTCCAGTAGGGTCGAACTTATGATTACCCACTCCATTTATAATTCCGACTTTAGAAGCTGCTTCGATATATTTATAAGACCATCTACTTTTTGATATATCTGTAAAGTCTGCATCTTCAAATGAGTCTGTTAAATCTAACCCAAACAATAAAGCGATAATTTTTGCTGCTTGTTCTCTTGTCATGTGATCTTCTAAATGGGGTAACCCATCGGTATAACCACTAAAAATGCCTAATGTTTTTAATTCTTCAAATTTTTGATCTGTTGTTTTTTCTACTATAGTTTCATCTTCTGTATCTTGATCCCCAGTATCTTTATCATTTGAACCCCCTCGGTTCTCACTCCTTTTTATCTTAGAGAATGTTATCTCCGAGATGTTACCTGCATGATCCTCAACTATTAACTTATAAGTAGCATTAGTATAAATGGAATCCCCTAATTTAAAACTTACTTCTATACCGTTTTGCAACAAAGTGACCATTGCGATTCCCTCATCTTCTGAATTTGGTATAATGGTTCCGGTATAAGCTCTCCCATCTAATACCCCCGTAATGATTGGCGCGGTTTTATCGATTTTTATCGTGCGAGTTTCTTTTGATTCATTCCCCGCCTCATCTACTGCTCTAAACCCAATTTCATATGTGCCCTCCTTATTAAATATTAAAGGTTCTTTATATTCATTCCAGCTCCAGACTTCTCCAGCAGAACTTTCAAATAAATTAGAAGGGTCTCCCCAGCCAAGCTGACCTAAACCATTAAATCCCCACGAGTACACCATTCCGTCACTCGCTATTACTACCGTATGAAAACCTCCTGCCGATACTTGTTCTACGGTTTTCCCTCCTGGATCAGACACTGCTTGAGGCAATGTACTCTGATCAGTCTTACCGTCTCCCAGCTGACTAAAGTTGTTTTCCCCCCACGTATACAAAGTTCCATCACTCGTTAATGCCGACGTATAATTAGCTCCTGCTGACACTTGGTTCATTGTTTCTGCTTCTATGCTCGTTACAACTTTTGGTGTTCGTTGTGGAATTCCTCCAGATGTTTCATATCCCAGCTGACCAAGTTGGTTTCTCCCCCACGTATACACCTTTCCATCACTATCTATTACTGCAATATGCTCACCGCCTGCCGATACTTGTTCTATGGTTTTTCCTGATAAACTCATTACTTCTTGCGGCGTTGTTTGATTTTCAGTTATAGCGTCTCCCAGTCCTAACTGACCAAATTCGTTATTCCCCCACGTGTACACCGTTCCATCACTCGCTAGTGCTACCGTATAATCAATTCCTACTGACACTTGTTCTATGGTTTTTCCTTCTGGAATAGAGACTTCTTGTGGTATAAGTTCATATTCTTCAGTTGTTTCGTACCCCAGCTGACCAAATTCGTTACTCCCCCACGTATACACTTTTCCGTTACTTGCAATTGCCACTGTGTGTAAACCACCTGCTGATACTTGTTCTATGGTTTTTCCCACTAGACTGGTTAATTCTTGCGGTGAATTATTATTTTCAGTTGCACCATCTCCTAGCTGACCAAATTCGTTATACCCCCACGTATACACCGTCCCATCACTTGACAAGACCGCTGTGTGAAATACTCCTGACGACACTTGTTCTATGGTTTTTCCTTCTGAAATAGAGACTTCTTGTGGTATAAGTCCATATATTTCCGTTGTTTCGTATCCCAGTTGACCAAATTCGTTGCCACCCCACGTATACACCTTTCCGTTACTCGCTATTGCCACCGTATGCAACCATCCTGCTGACACTTGTACCCCGAGCTCTAACCAAGATATGTCGGAAATACCACTCATTTCATCTGTTCCATTCAAGTTCACGGTAATCGTCTGGTTTGTTGCTGTCCCATCCTCATAAGCTTCCCCATCTGCTTTTAACATTTCCACTTCCAAGGTAGGTGGTGTATGGTCCAGTGAAAAGACTTCTTTAGGAGAAGGTTCTGTTGTCTGAGCACTGTCTCCCAGCCCCAACTGACCCCATGAATTCAATCCCCACATATACACCTTTCCATCACTCGCTAATGCTGCTGTACTATAGCCACTTCCTGCTGACACCTGTGTAATAATTGCTCCTTCATTAACTTCTACAATGATCTTTTGTGGCTCATTTTTTTGTTCAGATGTACCGTCTCCCAGCTGACCATAAAAGTTCCACCCCCACGTATATACCGTTCCATCACTCGCTAGTGCTACAGTATGTAAACCTCCTGCTGACACCTCCTGGATCATTGCTCCTTCATTAACTCCTACCGTAATTTCTTGTGGCTCATTTTTTTGTTCAGTTGTATTATCCCCCAGCTGGCCAGTGCTATTATTCCCCCATGTATACACCGTTCCATCGCTCACTAAGGCTACAGTATGTAAACCTCCTGCTGACACTTTTTCAACAGTTTTTTCCACTAGACTTGTTACTTCTTGAGGTATATCTTGATAATCTCCCGTAGTTTGGTATCCTAACTGACCAGATTCGTTATTCCCCCACGTATACACCGTTCCATCATTCGCTAAGGCGACCGTGTGCAAACCTCCTGCTGACACCTCCTGGATCATTGCTCCGTCATTAACTTCTACCGTAATCTCTTGTGGTTCATTCTTTTGTTCAATTGTATCATCTCCCAGTTGACCATATTCATTTTCCCCCCATGTATACACCGTTCCATCACTCGCTAATACTACCGTGTGATATCGTCCCGTGGTCACTTGTGTGATCATTACGCCATCATTGACTTCTATCGTGATTTCTTGCGGCTCATTTTTTTGTTCAGTTGTATTATCTCCCAGCTGACCAGTGCTGTTATTCCCCCATGTAAACACCGTTCCTTCACTATCTAATGCCACCGTGTGTGAAGCTCCTGCTGACACTTGTATAATTGTTTTTCCTGAAAGATTCTCTACTTTTTGTGGTCTATTTATTTCCTCCCCAACACCGTCTCCTAGCCCCAGTTGGCCAAATTCGTTATTCCCCCATGTATACACCTTTCCTTCACTATCTAATGCTACTGTGTGATTATCTCCGAGCGAAATTTGTGTCATGACATCATAATCGGATTTTAGTAGATCTAACGAACTTGATAAAGCTAAAGGAATAAATACCTTCCCTACTTCAGGAATATCTACTACTTCATTAAAGTCATCCATTGCTTCTTGTAGGGTATTTTCTGCTTCTACTATTTCTTCCGATGCATAGGTTCCTATGTCATCTAATATCTCTTCTGCTGCTGCGATTGCTCCTTGTAATGCAGTTCTTGCTTCTGATGCGGCTTCTCCTTCTTCACTTCCTGTTGGATGAGCTTCTAGCATTTGGTTTGCTTCGTCAATTTTTGTTTGTAAGCTGTTCGTTTCTTCTGTAGATTCTTCCTCGAAGTCTACTTCTTCTAGTAATTCTTCTTCGACTTCGACAAACACTTCTTCCTTAAATGTATCTATTGCTTCCTGCAAGGCCTTTTCTGACTCTGTTATAACTTCAATCACTTCATCTTCTGCAACCGCTTCTGCTGTTTCAATCGCTGCTTGTAATGCTGCTCTTGCTCCTGCTGATGCTTGCCCATCTTCACTTCCTTCTGGATAAGCTTCTAATAATAATTTCGCTATGGTTATCTGTACTTGTAAGTCGCTCTCCTCTTCCAATGCGATTTCTTCATTTTGAACAGAAATCGGGCTTTCATTTCCAAAAGCAATACTGAGATTACTAAAGAGCATCATGAATATAAGTACCCACATTGTCCATTTTTGAGTTCTTCTCTTCTTTAACATCCAAACACTTCCTTATAATCTGTACCATGTTCTACATGTACATCATATTGAGTTTTGTTCATTTCTAGCGCTAGACTTATGTCTTTATTTATTGTTAGTTCACTTAAGTTTGCATTAGCTGTTTAACTCCAACTCCATTTCAACTTCTTGTTTCTGTCTATCGCTTCACCTCCCCGTTTTCTCCTCAAATGTCTTATTAAACCAAGAATTTGTCGATGAGTGACCCATGTAAGTCAAGATCACTGAATTTTAACTCGACTCCATCAGAACCTTTTGTTACAGATAAACGATTATAACAAAAGGTTCTCTCAAAAAACTCTCAAAAAATTAAGTTGAAGCTATTTACCTTCTAAGTCTTGGGAATCTATTATCAATCCAAGGAATACAGTATTAGCGAGATCGTGGAAATGACCGGAATAAGTCAAACAAAATTGTATCGTTACATACGAAAAAACGAAGAGGAACAAACTCATATTGATCTGGTAACACTGCAAATATAAGAATGTGGGTTCGAGTAGAAAATAACAGTGAACTCTCGTTTAAAGTGGAGGTAAGAAGAATTATCGAA comes from Chengkuizengella sediminis and encodes:
- a CDS encoding sigma-70 family RNA polymerase sigma factor, whose protein sequence is MKITLNNIKNPILKRFFKEKKYKLRYEEYLRTEDPLYITQLEDSFKEYYYKVRILNYFNTYLHFKAIKHDIKYRKLQQRFQLILDRSIEGGNNTFLDNIEDEKSQINIDEMDISLYDFVKNERLSNAINKLTNQQKKVLYFYYMKEMKDIEIANELNVTRQSISKTRSTAIKKLRKDFDV
- a CDS encoding S-layer homology domain-containing protein, with the translated sequence MLKKRRTQKWTMWVLIFMMLFSNLSIAFGNESPISVQNEEIALEEESDLQVQITIAKLLLEAYPEGSEDGQASAGARAALQAAIETAEAVAEDEVIEVITESEKALQEAIDTFKEEVFVEVEEELLEEVDFEEESTEETNSLQTKIDEANQMLEAHPTGSEEGEAASEARTALQGAIAAAEEILDDIGTYASEEIVEAENTLQEAMDDFNEVVDIPEVGKVFIPLALSSSLDLLKSDYDVMTQISLGDNHTVALDSEGKVYTWGNNEFGQLGLGDGVGEEINRPQKVENLSGKTIIQVSAGASHTVALDSEGTVFTWGNNSTGQLGDNTTEQKNEPQEITIEVNDGVMITQVTTGRYHTVVLASDGTVYTWGENEYGQLGDDTIEQKNEPQEITVEVNDGAMIQEVSAGGLHTVALANDGTVYTWGNNESGQLGYQTTGDYQDIPQEVTSLVEKTVEKVSAGGLHTVALVSDGTVYTWGNNSTGQLGDNTTEQKNEPQEITVGVNEGAMIQEVSAGGLHTVALASDGTVYTWGWNFYGQLGDGTSEQKNEPQKIIVEVNEGAIITQVSAGSGYSTAALASDGKVYMWGLNSWGQLGLGDSAQTTEPSPKEVFSLDHTPPTLEVEMLKADGEAYEDGTATNQTITVNLNGTDEMSGISDISWLELGVQVSAGWLHTVAIASNGKVYTWGGNEFGQLGYETTEIYGLIPQEVSISEGKTIEQVSSGVFHTAVLSSDGTVYTWGYNEFGQLGDGATENNNSPQELTSLVGKTIEQVSAGGLHTVAIASNGKVYTWGSNEFGQLGYETTEEYELIPQEVSIPEGKTIEQVSVGIDYTVALASDGTVYTWGNNEFGQLGLGDAITENQTTPQEVMSLSGKTIEQVSAGGEHIAVIDSDGKVYTWGRNQLGQLGYETSGGIPQRTPKVVTSIEAETMNQVSAGANYTSALTSDGTLYTWGENNFSQLGDGKTDQSTLPQAVSDPGGKTVEQVSAGGFHTVVIASDGMVYSWGFNGLGQLGWGDPSNLFESSAGEVWSWNEYKEPLIFNKEGTYEIGFRAVDEAGNESKETRTIKIDKTAPIITGVLDGRAYTGTIIPNSEDEGIAMVTLLQNGIEVSFKLGDSIYTNATYKLIVEDHAGNISEITFSKIKRSENRGGSNDKDTGDQDTEDETIVEKTTDQKFEELKTLGIFSGYTDGLPHLEDHMTREQAAKIIALLFGLDLTDSFEDADFTDISKSRWSYKYIEAASKVGIINGVGNHKFDPTGKVTIEQFIKMLVEGYVFVNGLEINGNGKVDSKNVSGWAEKYVAAAIKWELIKERENYRLYATREFLVEVAYTMFQILHEE